A DNA window from Engraulis encrasicolus isolate BLACKSEA-1 chromosome 3, IST_EnEncr_1.0, whole genome shotgun sequence contains the following coding sequences:
- the si:dkey-174n20.1 gene encoding retinol dehydrogenase 11: MYVLCTVIAALVCFIILKWMKVRRYCTDVKRLDGKTVLITGGNAGIGKETAVNLAMRGARVIIACRDVDKARKAVREIKARSHNMDVLYMELDLANMKCIREFCASFLKKEKRLDILINNAGMPSVLDWTDDDFSMCFGVNHLGHFLLTNLLLPRLQECSPSRVVTLTCDNYKYQRLNFQDLNYNLFPFFTYCRSKLANIYFTQELARLTQDKGVTAYAVHPGYVQSDWTCHFSILFRIVMQVVMFMFFISCEMGAQTVVHCAVSDSVADSSGGYFADCRPAKLRPFAKDAGVAKKLWEASERLVRLA, translated from the exons ATGTACGTTTTATGCACGGTTATTGCGGCTTTGGTCTGCTTTATAATTTTGAAGTGGATGAAAGTAAGAAGGTACTGTACAGATGTGAAACGCCTGGATGGAAAAACCGTCCTTATAACTG GGGGGAACGCCGGTATTGGCAAAGAGACAGCGGTGAACCTTGCGATGAGGGGAGCCCGTGTCATCATCGCCTGCCGAGATGTCGACAAAGCACGGAAGGCTGTGAGGGAAATCAAGGCGAGAAGTCACAACATGGACGTGTTGTACATGGAGTTGGACCTAGCCAACATGAAGTGCATCCGGGAATTCTGTGCGTCCTTTTTGAAAAAGGAGAAAAGGCTCGACATTCTGATCAATAATGCGG ggATGCCAAGCGTGCTGGACTGGACGGACGATGACTTCAGCATGTGCTTTGGTGTGAACCACCTCGGCCATTTCCTGTTGACCAACCTGCTGTTGCCGCGGCTACAGGAGTGCAGCCCCAGCCGCGTGGTCACTCTCACCTGTGACAACTACAAGTACCAA CGGCTGAACTTCCAGGACCTGAACTACAACCTGTTCCCCTTCTTCACCTACTGCCGCAGCAAGCTGGCCAACATCTACTTCACCCAGGAGCTGGCCCGCCTCACCCAGGACAAGGGGGTCACCGCATACGCCGTGCATCCAG GTTATGTGCAGAGTGACTGGACGTGCCACTTCTCCATCCTGTTCCGCATAGTGATGCAGGTGGTGATGTTCATGTTCTTCATATCATGTGAGATGGGAGCCCAGACGGTGGTGCACTGCGCCGTCTCCGACTCAGTAGCGGACAGCAGCGGAGGCTACTTCGCAGACTGCCGGCCCGCCAAGCTGCGGCCGTTTGCCAAAGACGCCGGCGTAGCCAAGAAGTTGTGGGAGGCCAGCGAGAGGCTGGTTCGGCTAGCCTGA